One part of the Saprospiraceae bacterium genome encodes these proteins:
- a CDS encoding HYR domain-containing protein, with amino-acid sequence MEKQYYPLLNFLAIAGFFLSLSFDLNAQVGRFKNVKPGKLPLDCNTAPVIHCPADFIACPGANTTTDVTKLATAEPGSIECGTPMISYIETLVKNGSCPGSKLLRRVWTATDPNNTNLRSFCIQYISTLDTTAPIFLNCPKDTTILSNSKCTSSYYWTMPWVTDECGNFNVTSSHINGGEFPIGNHTVVITATDACGNSSSCSFHVEVLSNCCNLAPTIVCPADFNACPGSSTNPSVTGTAVARKASENCKEPIVFYIDKTTQTSSCSILIERTWYASDPENNLLSSSCIQIIRLIDNTAPKFTFCPSNIIVQSEDDCTAVVTWPNAIATDNCNQVSLISTIPSGFRFQLGSAAVVFIATDACGNTSKCEFLVTVEENCCKNPPVLNCPADYSACPSTSINPLTTGIAQALAGSPKCGQPIVSFTDDTLHFTNCFVSVNRTWKAVDPNHPNLFASCIQKIILEDKVSPVITFCPANITVQSGDDCTAEVSWPNPLATDQCGPVTITTSVPSGFRFQLGLAAVSVLATDVCGNTSHCEFLVTVEENCCKSNPIIQCPANFESCPGSLTDPTTTGTATAQAGSPKCNQPILNYTDEILQNTNCYTEINRTWTATDPKFSNLKTSCIQKIILRDTQPPSFIFCPPNITVQSDEDCSVNVNWNEPVASDACGRTTITTSILSGSKFQIGVTLVIVTATDECGNASSCQFSVTVEENCCKTIPSIQCPLNFSACPSSSTDPSITGMPVAFPGSPKCKTPLLSFTDEVIQNTDCYKEINRTWTATDPVFANLKASCIQKIILEDKQAPVFTFCPPNITVQSNDDCIAEVNWNNPIATDGCGSVNYTASIPNGSRLQLGITTIHIIATDVCGNTAECEFTITVEENCCNNPPVLFCPADYAACPGSSIDTSITGQASVDPFKPVCAPARLEYRDLILSSDPCRFIISRIWTATNPKNNRVSICTQTIVLEDTDAPLFTSCPPDLTIDPQYNCEAVVSWISPTATDLCIAPNITSNIPSGAVFSKGITRVVYTATDLCGNSATCWFFVTITDKCCDKNPILVCPGNFKGCPGIGLDPSVTGQATAVAGRPECEKPILSYTDRIISDGPCSGAIRVERTWRAADPYLSALRTECTQQIELVDNEAPRIFNLPPNITLNARGNCDVAVNWLLPETSDNCKLKSILSNYIPGTKFGNGERYVVYVATDFCGNATRDSFKITVIGTEIAITCPNDTTVVRSDPFINGAFVDWSIPKVQYCKPCVDKLAGFIYMGEHEGHRYFCSQGPSNWNAARISCELMGGKLAVINTDSENSFVSSKLNGQTAWIGATDQRIENKFEWIDNTPFQFTSWLPGQPNNGSGNENYIEMLPDGTWNDQNGNAEREFICEIPCFELQQIGGPLKGELMPCGNNKISYVASKDGKSDTCSFYINVDCDKESIYCKAKALNSAYMYNNRVEFAGIDTITGDNGGYHYFNKACGNIESGKTYPICVSPGFLSGSYKVYWKIWIDFNSDGFFDPVTEEVVYGYGTTTMCATLTMPASLPSKLTRMRVIMSYGNYPVSPCSSPLFGEVEDYCISMNGGTNFGPLDKSSFLSVKPIEFECAQNCEENKKRMQEQDEDILEFNTDLISFAVDLFPNPSSTNVSIKSKMGDIAEFEIYDNSGKMILHSDPVRTKNENSFSVKTWSNGMYTIIIRSKSAEQLIKRFIVNH; translated from the coding sequence ATGGAAAAGCAATATTACCCCTTGCTAAATTTTTTAGCTATTGCAGGATTTTTTTTAAGCTTAAGTTTTGATCTTAATGCTCAAGTTGGTCGATTTAAAAATGTAAAACCTGGCAAGCTTCCTCTGGATTGCAATACAGCACCAGTCATTCATTGTCCGGCAGATTTCATTGCCTGTCCTGGCGCAAATACAACGACAGATGTTACAAAATTAGCAACCGCTGAACCCGGGAGTATAGAATGCGGAACACCCATGATTTCTTACATAGAAACGCTTGTTAAAAATGGGAGTTGTCCGGGCTCAAAATTACTTCGAAGAGTTTGGACTGCAACAGATCCAAATAATACAAATCTTCGATCTTTTTGTATACAATATATCAGTACTTTAGATACTACCGCCCCAATTTTTTTAAATTGTCCTAAGGACACGACAATACTTAGTAATTCTAAGTGTACCAGTTCTTATTATTGGACAATGCCATGGGTAACGGATGAATGTGGAAATTTTAATGTCACAAGTTCGCATATTAATGGAGGAGAATTTCCAATTGGAAATCATACTGTAGTTATAACAGCTACAGATGCCTGTGGTAATTCTTCGAGTTGCAGTTTTCATGTGGAAGTACTTTCCAATTGTTGTAATCTGGCCCCAACTATTGTCTGTCCTGCAGACTTTAATGCATGTCCAGGTTCCTCAACGAATCCATCTGTAACAGGCACAGCAGTTGCTCGTAAAGCAAGTGAGAATTGCAAAGAACCAATCGTATTTTATATTGATAAAACAACCCAAACTTCAAGTTGTAGTATTCTTATTGAACGTACTTGGTATGCTTCAGATCCAGAAAATAATCTTCTGAGTTCAAGTTGTATTCAAATAATTCGCTTAATAGACAACACCGCACCAAAATTTACTTTTTGTCCTTCAAATATTATAGTTCAATCTGAAGATGATTGCACCGCTGTAGTTACATGGCCAAACGCAATTGCTACAGATAATTGTAATCAAGTAAGTTTAATTTCCACAATTCCGTCTGGATTTAGGTTCCAATTAGGGAGCGCTGCAGTCGTTTTTATTGCAACGGATGCTTGTGGAAATACAAGCAAGTGTGAATTTTTAGTCACGGTAGAAGAAAATTGTTGTAAAAATCCACCGGTATTAAATTGTCCTGCAGATTATTCAGCTTGTCCAAGTACAAGCATTAATCCTTTAACTACTGGGATCGCTCAGGCCTTAGCCGGCAGTCCAAAATGTGGTCAACCAATAGTCAGCTTTACAGATGATACACTTCACTTTACAAATTGTTTTGTTTCCGTAAATAGAACCTGGAAAGCGGTGGATCCAAACCATCCAAATTTATTTGCATCGTGTATACAAAAAATAATACTTGAAGATAAAGTATCTCCAGTAATAACATTTTGTCCGGCAAATATAACAGTTCAATCAGGCGATGATTGCACAGCAGAAGTGAGTTGGCCAAATCCATTAGCCACAGATCAATGTGGTCCTGTTACAATAACGACCTCTGTTCCTTCTGGATTTCGTTTTCAATTAGGATTAGCAGCGGTTTCTGTACTTGCAACAGATGTATGTGGTAACACTTCCCATTGTGAATTTTTAGTCACTGTAGAAGAAAATTGTTGTAAATCAAATCCAATTATTCAATGCCCGGCAAATTTTGAATCCTGTCCTGGTTCTTTAACAGATCCAACAACTACAGGAACTGCAACGGCACAAGCTGGAAGCCCAAAATGCAATCAGCCGATCCTAAACTATACAGATGAAATATTACAGAATACAAATTGCTATACTGAAATAAATAGAACTTGGACAGCAACAGATCCTAAGTTTTCAAATCTCAAAACAAGTTGCATACAAAAAATAATTTTAAGGGATACGCAACCACCTTCGTTTATTTTTTGTCCACCAAATATTACGGTTCAATCAGATGAAGATTGCAGTGTAAATGTAAATTGGAATGAGCCTGTAGCAAGTGATGCTTGTGGAAGAACTACCATCACCACATCTATTTTATCCGGTTCCAAGTTTCAAATTGGAGTAACATTGGTAATTGTAACAGCAACAGATGAGTGTGGAAATGCATCAAGCTGTCAATTTTCAGTAACCGTAGAAGAAAATTGTTGTAAAACAATACCGAGTATTCAATGTCCATTAAACTTTAGTGCTTGTCCATCCTCTTCAACGGATCCATCAATTACAGGAATGCCAGTAGCATTTCCTGGTAGTCCAAAATGCAAAACACCATTATTAAGTTTTACAGATGAAGTGATTCAAAATACAGATTGTTATAAAGAAATTAACAGGACATGGACTGCAACCGATCCGGTATTTGCAAATTTGAAAGCAAGCTGTATTCAAAAAATTATTTTGGAGGATAAACAAGCACCAGTATTTACATTTTGTCCGCCAAATATTACAGTTCAATCTAATGATGATTGTATAGCGGAAGTGAATTGGAATAACCCAATCGCAACAGATGGATGTGGAAGTGTAAACTACACTGCATCCATTCCAAATGGTTCCAGATTGCAATTAGGTATTACAACCATTCATATAATCGCAACAGATGTATGTGGCAATACCGCTGAATGTGAGTTTACCATTACAGTGGAAGAGAACTGTTGCAATAATCCACCTGTCTTATTCTGTCCAGCCGATTATGCAGCATGTCCGGGTAGCAGTATTGATACTTCAATTACTGGACAAGCATCCGTTGATCCATTTAAACCAGTCTGTGCTCCTGCACGTTTAGAATATCGAGATTTGATTCTTTCTTCAGATCCATGTAGATTCATAATTTCAAGAATTTGGACTGCAACGAATCCTAAAAATAACCGAGTCAGTATTTGTACGCAAACAATTGTACTTGAAGATACAGATGCTCCTTTATTTACAAGCTGTCCACCGGATTTAACAATAGATCCACAATATAATTGTGAGGCCGTTGTAAGTTGGATTTCTCCAACTGCAACAGATCTATGTATAGCGCCAAATATAACTTCAAATATTCCAAGTGGAGCTGTATTTAGTAAGGGGATCACACGGGTGGTTTATACTGCAACTGATCTTTGCGGTAATTCGGCTACCTGTTGGTTTTTTGTTACGATTACAGATAAATGTTGTGATAAAAATCCAATACTAGTATGCCCAGGTAATTTTAAAGGCTGTCCAGGAATAGGTTTAGATCCAAGTGTTACAGGACAAGCAACGGCTGTAGCTGGAAGACCAGAATGCGAAAAACCGATCCTAAGTTATACAGATAGAATTATTTCTGACGGACCATGTTCCGGTGCAATTCGCGTAGAAAGAACCTGGCGCGCAGCAGACCCTTATCTTTCAGCTTTGCGCACAGAGTGTACACAACAAATTGAATTGGTAGATAATGAAGCACCGCGTATTTTTAATTTGCCACCAAATATTACTTTGAATGCCAGAGGAAATTGCGATGTAGCAGTAAATTGGTTATTACCTGAAACCTCAGATAACTGTAAATTAAAAAGTATCTTATCAAATTATATTCCGGGTACAAAATTTGGTAATGGGGAGCGTTACGTAGTGTATGTTGCTACAGATTTTTGTGGAAATGCTACAAGAGATAGTTTTAAAATTACAGTAATAGGAACAGAGATTGCGATTACATGTCCAAATGATACAACAGTAGTTCGCTCAGATCCATTTATAAATGGTGCATTTGTAGATTGGTCAATACCGAAAGTGCAATATTGTAAACCATGTGTTGATAAACTTGCAGGATTTATTTATATGGGAGAACATGAAGGACATCGATATTTTTGTTCTCAAGGTCCTTCAAATTGGAATGCTGCCAGAATTTCATGTGAATTAATGGGTGGTAAATTAGCAGTTATCAATACAGATTCTGAGAATTCCTTTGTTTCATCAAAATTAAATGGACAAACTGCCTGGATTGGAGCAACCGACCAACGCATCGAGAATAAGTTTGAATGGATTGATAACACTCCTTTTCAATTTACAAGTTGGCTACCTGGTCAACCTAATAATGGAAGTGGAAATGAAAATTATATAGAGATGCTACCAGATGGAACCTGGAACGATCAAAACGGTAACGCAGAAAGAGAATTCATTTGTGAGATTCCTTGTTTTGAATTGCAACAAATTGGGGGTCCATTAAAAGGAGAATTAATGCCTTGCGGAAATAATAAAATTAGTTATGTTGCAAGTAAAGATGGAAAATCAGATACCTGCAGTTTTTATATAAATGTTGATTGTGATAAGGAAAGCATTTATTGCAAAGCAAAAGCATTGAATAGTGCATATATGTATAATAACCGTGTAGAATTTGCAGGAATAGATACAATTACTGGAGATAATGGAGGATATCATTACTTTAATAAAGCCTGTGGAAATATAGAATCTGGAAAAACATATCCAATTTGTGTAAGTCCAGGATTTTTAAGTGGTTCCTATAAAGTGTATTGGAAAATTTGGATTGATTTTAATTCAGATGGATTTTTTGATCCGGTTACAGAAGAAGTTGTTTATGGATATGGAACGACAACGATGTGCGCAACTTTAACAATGCCTGCAAGTTTACCTTCTAAACTTACCAGAATGCGAGTTATCATGTCTTATGGAAACTATCCAGTGAGTCCATGTAGTTCACCATTATTTGGAGAGGTGGAAGATTATTGTATTTCGATGAATGGTGGAACAAATTTTGGACCATTAGATAAATCTTCATTCCTTTCTGTAAAACCAATAGAATTTGAATGTGCACAAAATTGTGAAGAGAATAAAAAGAGAATGCAAGAACAGGATGAGGACATTTTGGAATTCAATACAGATTTAATAAGTTTTGCGGTTGATCTTTTTCCGAACCCATCATCCACCAATGTAAGTATTAAAAGCAAAATGGGCGATATTGCTGAATTCGAAATATATGATAACAGCGGGAAAATGATACTGCATAGTGATCCTGTTCGAACAAAAAATGAAAACTCTTTTTCTGTTAAAACATGGAGTAATGGTATGTACACAATAATTATTCGCAGCAAATCAGCAGAACAATTAATTAAACGATTTATAGTCAATCATTAA
- a CDS encoding SET domain-containing protein-lysine N-methyltransferase, with product MNKSQLLKELQTNTYVRIQTSTIHGIGVFAIQKIPKACRDMFSKVPTEWHPLSRQEVDELPESSRLLVETYCLFDEHVYYVPADGFKTMDVSFFLNHSSEPNIISINDGEFFETLKDIECGEELLIDYGSIVDSED from the coding sequence ATGAATAAATCCCAACTTCTTAAAGAGTTACAAACAAATACATATGTTAGGATCCAAACTTCAACGATTCATGGTATTGGGGTATTTGCAATTCAAAAAATTCCAAAAGCTTGTAGAGATATGTTCTCCAAAGTCCCAACCGAATGGCATCCATTAAGTAGACAGGAGGTAGATGAATTACCTGAATCTTCTCGCCTTTTAGTTGAAACATACTGTTTATTTGATGAACACGTATACTATGTTCCGGCAGATGGGTTTAAAACTATGGATGTTTCATTTTTTTTAAATCACAGCAGCGAGCCCAATATTATTTCTATAAATGATGGTGAATTTTTTGAAACATTAAAAGATATTGAATGCGGAGAAGAGTTGCTGATTGATTATGGATCCATCGTAGATTCTGAAGACTAG